The Asticcacaulis excentricus genome has a segment encoding these proteins:
- the yaaA gene encoding peroxide stress protein YaaA, whose amino-acid sequence MILLLSPAKSLDETPVSPPLPTSEPRFTRETQSLLKVMKGKKPADLQRLMDISAKLGELNHQRYKAFADQAALPAALMFDGDVYTGLKARDLDAEGLAFAQDHVRILSGLYGLLRPLDLIRPYRLEMGTGLETGKGSTLYAFWGDRIAKEIVADAKATGSDTVLNLASQEYARAALTKALKLKVIEVKFLEIKGDKTSMISFFAKKARGLMARYVIDHRITDPQAAKAFDSEGYRFVPEHSSETVWTFSRKHADV is encoded by the coding sequence ATGATCCTGCTGCTTTCCCCTGCCAAATCCCTGGACGAAACGCCGGTTTCGCCACCTCTGCCGACCAGCGAACCGCGCTTTACCCGTGAGACCCAGAGCCTGCTCAAGGTGATGAAGGGCAAAAAACCGGCTGACCTGCAGCGGCTGATGGATATTTCGGCCAAGCTGGGGGAACTCAACCATCAGCGCTACAAAGCCTTTGCCGATCAGGCCGCCCTACCCGCCGCCCTGATGTTCGATGGCGATGTCTATACGGGTCTGAAGGCGCGGGACCTTGATGCCGAGGGGCTGGCCTTCGCGCAGGATCACGTGCGGATATTGTCGGGGCTTTATGGTCTGCTGCGCCCGCTCGACCTGATCCGGCCCTATCGGCTGGAAATGGGCACCGGTCTGGAAACGGGCAAGGGCAGTACCCTCTACGCCTTCTGGGGCGACCGCATCGCCAAAGAGATCGTGGCGGATGCGAAAGCCACGGGCAGCGACACGGTGCTCAATCTGGCCAGTCAGGAATATGCCCGCGCCGCCCTGACCAAGGCGTTGAAGCTGAAGGTCATTGAGGTGAAATTTCTCGAGATCAAGGGTGACAAGACCTCGATGATTTCCTTCTTTGCCAAGAAGGCGCGCGGCCTGATGGCGCGCTACGTCATCGACCACCGCATTACCGATCCGCAAGCGGCCAAGGCCTTCGATTCCGAAGGCTATCGCTTTGTGCCGGAACACTCGTCAGAGACGGTGTGGACCTTTTCGCGCAAGCACGCCGACGTTTAA
- a CDS encoding L-threonylcarbamoyladenylate synthase: MSTVTDAIAALERGELIHLPTETVYGLGARADDPSAVAKVFEAKGRPRFNPLIVHVASLAAAEAIGVFDDRARALAQAFWPGPLTLVVPVRDTQKVCDLARAGLDSVAIRVPSHPLARALLEGFAGGVVAPSANRSGRPSPTRFADALSETGAFVGASVDGGDCQVGLESSVVSLLGDVRYLRPGAVTRREVEAIVGPLADDAAEGHRSPGRLSLHYAPDAPVDIDVQNPPADCVYLAFGPVDKVVDFAGTLLNLSPTGKLSEAAANLFAYLREADAHKPARICVAPIPSEGLGEAINDRLKRAAGFVG, encoded by the coding sequence ATGTCAACTGTTACCGATGCCATTGCCGCGCTGGAACGCGGCGAACTGATCCACCTGCCGACCGAGACGGTCTATGGGCTGGGGGCGCGTGCCGATGATCCGTCAGCGGTGGCAAAAGTTTTTGAAGCCAAGGGGCGGCCGCGCTTCAATCCGCTGATCGTGCACGTGGCGTCGCTGGCGGCGGCCGAAGCCATAGGCGTGTTCGACGATCGCGCGCGGGCTCTGGCGCAGGCCTTCTGGCCCGGCCCCCTGACGCTGGTGGTGCCGGTGCGCGATACGCAAAAGGTCTGTGATCTGGCGCGTGCCGGGCTTGACAGCGTGGCGATCCGCGTGCCGTCGCATCCGTTGGCGCGCGCCCTTCTCGAAGGCTTTGCAGGCGGCGTGGTGGCCCCTTCGGCCAACCGATCAGGTCGCCCCAGTCCGACACGCTTTGCCGATGCGCTCAGCGAAACCGGGGCCTTTGTCGGGGCATCGGTCGATGGCGGTGATTGTCAGGTCGGGCTCGAATCTTCGGTGGTCAGCCTGCTGGGCGACGTGCGTTACCTGCGCCCCGGTGCCGTGACGCGGCGAGAGGTCGAGGCGATCGTCGGGCCTCTGGCCGATGACGCCGCCGAAGGGCACCGCTCACCGGGCCGTCTCAGCCTGCATTACGCGCCCGACGCACCTGTGGATATAGATGTGCAAAACCCGCCCGCCGACTGTGTGTATCTGGCCTTCGGCCCGGTGGATAAGGTTGTGGATTTTGCGGGGACACTCCTCAACCTCAGCCCTACGGGCAAGCTGTCGGAAGCCGCGGCCAACCTGTTCGCCTATCTGCGAGAGGCCGATGCGCATAAGCCCGCCCGTATCTGCGTCGCGCCGATCCCGTCGGAGGGGCTGGGCGAAGCGATCAATGACCGCCTCAAACGCGCTGCGGGGTTTGTGGGTTAA
- a CDS encoding YceI family protein — MTPATYHRASRYLHWAMAALIFYMVFLGWTLEDKDGGLFSRYQMHKSVGFLILLLTFVRIGLRVAYKAPPEIEGPKWQMAAARAVHIGFYVLMIGLPLSGWALVSTAKVPVPTLWFGVVPIPHLPLGHETHEVFEALHGLFAKLIFYVLIPLHVGAALMHHFIHKDDTVTRMLPGLEPKPTLLQSALNVRWLVPAVVVVGAFVLATFMMRGASVPEPAPVAAPEVETVASAEPEAVTSESTSSTESASSSTEVSAAVPVWTVSKAASYIHFATTFNGEAIKGGFGGYTADITFDPQRLDQSKATVVIDLSSVNSGDSTRDDTLKSDSFFNTAATPKATFKATTFTQTGPDKYLAKGRLTLHGQTKPFDLPFTLKINGKQAVMTATAKLNRLDYGVGSGEWTATDAVPNAVSLDLKVTATTK; from the coding sequence ATGACGCCCGCCACCTATCACCGCGCCTCGCGCTACCTGCACTGGGCCATGGCCGCCCTGATCTTTTACATGGTCTTTCTGGGCTGGACGCTGGAGGACAAGGACGGGGGCCTGTTCTCGCGCTATCAGATGCACAAGTCGGTGGGCTTTCTGATCCTCTTGCTGACCTTTGTGCGCATCGGCCTGCGGGTGGCCTATAAGGCCCCGCCGGAGATTGAGGGGCCCAAATGGCAGATGGCGGCGGCGCGCGCCGTGCATATCGGATTTTATGTGCTGATGATCGGCCTGCCGCTGAGCGGCTGGGCACTGGTGTCAACGGCCAAGGTGCCGGTGCCGACCCTATGGTTCGGCGTCGTGCCGATCCCGCACCTGCCGCTGGGGCATGAGACGCATGAGGTGTTTGAGGCGCTGCATGGCCTGTTTGCCAAGCTGATCTTCTACGTCCTGATCCCGCTGCACGTTGGCGCGGCGCTTATGCACCATTTCATCCACAAGGATGACACGGTGACGCGCATGTTGCCGGGGCTGGAGCCCAAACCGACCCTCCTTCAAAGCGCGCTGAACGTCCGCTGGCTGGTGCCGGCCGTGGTGGTGGTTGGGGCCTTTGTGCTGGCCACCTTCATGATGCGCGGAGCCAGTGTGCCGGAACCGGCCCCCGTCGCCGCACCTGAAGTGGAAACGGTGGCCTCAGCGGAACCCGAAGCCGTAACCAGCGAATCGACATCGTCCACAGAATCGGCCTCATCATCCACAGAGGTGTCCGCAGCCGTGCCCGTATGGACGGTCAGCAAGGCGGCCTCATATATTCATTTCGCCACCACCTTTAACGGTGAGGCCATCAAGGGCGGTTTCGGCGGCTATACGGCGGATATCACCTTCGATCCGCAACGCCTCGATCAATCGAAGGCGACGGTGGTGATTGATCTGTCCTCGGTCAACAGCGGCGATTCCACCCGCGACGACACGCTGAAAAGCGACAGCTTCTTCAACACGGCCGCCACCCCCAAGGCAACCTTTAAGGCGACGACCTTCACCCAGACGGGGCCGGATAAGTATCTCGCTAAGGGCCGCCTGACCCTGCATGGGCAGACCAAACCGTTCGACCTGCCGTTTACGCTGAAAATCAACGGCAAACAGGCCGTGATGACCGCCACCGCCAAACTCAATCGTCTGGACTACGGGGTGGGTTCCGGCGAATGGACGGCCACGGACGCCGTGCCCAATGCCGTGTCGCTTGATCTCAAGGTCACGGCCACGACGAAATAG
- a CDS encoding acyl-CoA dehydrogenase, with translation MTYRAPLADLKFSLTAVTGIERLYQSSAYPDFDGDLLDAILDAAGQLSEEVLAPLNRVGDTHGAKLENDKVTVAPGFAEAVSAFAEGGWAGLGAPVEHGGQAMPKALEMVAYEMFHAANMAFALYPTLSQAAIEALHHHGTERQKALYLPHLTSGEWSGTMNLTEPQAGSDLALLTSQAVPDGDAYRLTGQKIYITWGDHETRDNILHLVLARLPGAPEGTRGISLFLCPKYLVNEDGSLGERNALRAVGLEHKLGIHASPTCVMAFEGAKAELVGQPHQGLMAMFTMMNAARLAVGVQGVGIAERAYQQALAYARDRRQGNSVLTGEKKAPIFDHPDVRLMLALSRAKIEAARGICLLTAMAADDYRLNADARVKRREDFLVPVAKAWATDIGVEVASAGVQVHGGMGFIEETGAAQHYRDARIAPIYEGTNGIQAGDLVGRKLGDDAASALELKADIQSYIQNNDLSDDLKASIAQLETALTAFETASLWLVAQKKARPADVQAGATAYLKLTGDVVGGYVLLRGAVEATARLKANDGDQAWLKAKVELWKLFAAHILSHAQALHTAITAGAASLEALSEGL, from the coding sequence ATGACCTACCGTGCCCCGCTCGCGGATCTCAAATTCAGCCTGACGGCGGTAACGGGCATTGAGCGCCTGTACCAGAGTTCCGCCTATCCCGATTTCGACGGCGATCTGCTGGATGCGATTCTCGACGCCGCCGGGCAGTTGTCCGAAGAGGTGCTGGCCCCGCTCAACCGCGTGGGCGATACGCACGGCGCGAAGCTCGAAAACGATAAGGTCACCGTGGCACCTGGCTTTGCCGAAGCCGTCTCCGCCTTTGCCGAAGGTGGCTGGGCCGGTCTGGGCGCCCCGGTGGAACACGGCGGGCAGGCCATGCCCAAGGCGCTGGAAATGGTGGCCTATGAGATGTTCCACGCCGCCAATATGGCCTTTGCCCTCTATCCCACCCTGTCTCAGGCGGCCATCGAGGCTTTGCACCACCACGGCACCGAGCGTCAGAAGGCGCTCTATCTGCCGCATCTGACCAGCGGGGAATGGTCGGGCACCATGAACCTGACCGAGCCGCAGGCGGGCTCCGATCTGGCGCTTCTGACCAGTCAGGCCGTGCCGGATGGCGATGCCTACCGCCTGACCGGGCAGAAGATCTATATCACCTGGGGCGATCACGAAACGCGCGACAATATCCTGCATCTGGTGCTGGCGCGACTTCCCGGCGCACCTGAAGGGACGCGCGGTATCTCTCTGTTTTTATGCCCGAAATACCTCGTCAACGAAGACGGCTCTCTGGGTGAACGCAATGCCCTGCGCGCCGTCGGGTTGGAACACAAGCTGGGCATCCACGCCTCGCCCACCTGCGTCATGGCGTTTGAGGGCGCGAAGGCCGAACTGGTCGGGCAGCCGCATCAGGGGCTGATGGCCATGTTCACCATGATGAACGCCGCGCGTCTGGCCGTCGGCGTACAGGGCGTGGGCATTGCCGAACGCGCCTATCAGCAGGCGCTGGCCTATGCGCGTGACCGTCGTCAGGGCAATTCGGTCCTCACCGGCGAAAAGAAGGCCCCGATCTTCGACCACCCGGATGTGCGCCTGATGCTGGCCCTGTCCAGGGCCAAGATCGAAGCGGCACGCGGCATCTGCCTGCTGACGGCCATGGCCGCCGACGATTATCGCCTGAACGCCGACGCCCGCGTGAAGCGCCGTGAGGATTTTCTGGTCCCCGTCGCCAAGGCATGGGCGACCGATATCGGTGTCGAAGTGGCCTCGGCCGGGGTGCAGGTGCACGGCGGCATGGGCTTTATCGAAGAGACCGGCGCGGCCCAGCATTACCGCGACGCGCGTATTGCCCCCATCTACGAAGGGACCAATGGCATTCAGGCCGGCGACCTTGTGGGGCGCAAGCTGGGTGACGACGCCGCCTCGGCACTGGAGCTTAAAGCGGATATCCAATCCTATATTCAAAACAATGATTTAAGTGACGATCTTAAAGCGTCGATCGCACAGCTTGAAACCGCCCTGACGGCGTTTGAAACCGCCAGCCTGTGGCTGGTGGCGCAGAAGAAAGCCCGACCGGCAGACGTACAGGCCGGGGCGACCGCCTATCTGAAACTGACCGGCGATGTGGTCGGCGGCTATGTCCTGTTGCGCGGCGCGGTCGAAGCGACGGCGCGTCTCAAAGCCAATGACGGCGATCAGGCATGGCTGAAGGCCAAGGTCGAACTGTGGAAGCTCTTTGCCGCGCATATCCTGTCGCACGCGCAGGCCCTGCACACCGCCATCACCGCCGGAGCGGCCTCGCTGGAGGCCCTGTCCGAGGGTCTCTGA
- a CDS encoding trypsin-like serine peptidase has translation MDADLTLDLIEATVQIDQPVNDQKRMVGTGFLVSVPREGAAPEVVLVTAAHVFERMPQNEVRIGWRVKAANGTWQYSPTRIPIRNEAGPLWTQNPRQDIAVIAVQVPPSYKDKAIPLSWLADERSFDQWHVSPGDEMMTLGYPHGYSANTIGFPILRAGRLASYPVGPVSSFPTFLIDLTAIPGNSGGPVFMTEHTERAPGADAPKATLVSGILTKQVEVNAQRLELGLVTHAVFVRQTIEQLFVARGQAPGVKVGVTSSAAPPPVVVVPKKLSPREAAGAAAAGQSKSKP, from the coding sequence ATGGATGCTGACCTGACCCTCGACCTGATCGAAGCCACCGTTCAGATTGACCAGCCGGTCAATGATCAGAAGCGCATGGTGGGGACAGGCTTCCTTGTGTCTGTTCCGCGCGAAGGGGCCGCCCCCGAAGTGGTTCTGGTCACCGCCGCCCACGTCTTTGAGCGTATGCCGCAGAACGAGGTACGTATCGGCTGGCGCGTCAAGGCCGCCAATGGCACCTGGCAATATAGCCCCACCCGCATCCCCATCCGTAATGAGGCAGGCCCGCTGTGGACGCAAAATCCCCGACAGGACATCGCCGTCATCGCCGTTCAGGTGCCACCCTCCTATAAGGACAAGGCGATCCCTTTGAGCTGGCTGGCCGATGAGCGCTCGTTCGATCAGTGGCACGTCTCGCCCGGCGACGAAATGATGACGCTCGGCTATCCGCACGGCTATTCGGCCAATACGATCGGCTTTCCCATCCTGCGCGCCGGTCGGCTGGCCTCATATCCGGTGGGGCCGGTATCGAGCTTTCCGACCTTTCTGATCGACCTGACGGCCATTCCGGGCAATTCCGGCGGCCCGGTGTTTATGACCGAACATACCGAGCGCGCCCCGGGGGCCGATGCGCCGAAGGCGACTCTGGTGTCCGGTATCCTGACCAAGCAGGTGGAGGTCAATGCCCAGCGCCTTGAACTGGGTCTCGTCACCCATGCCGTCTTTGTGCGCCAGACCATCGAGCAGTTGTTCGTCGCGCGGGGTCAGGCCCCCGGCGTCAAGGTCGGCGTCACCTCATCGGCTGCGCCGCCGCCGGTGGTGGTTGTGCCGAAAAAGCTCTCCCCCAGAGAGGCCGCCGGCGCGGCAGCGGCCGGACAATCCAAGAGCAAGCCCTGA
- a CDS encoding S9 family peptidase, giving the protein MKNPPVRGLNRRNFLNYSAGATVALSAGALAAPSSVFAAESLMSKTPAPKPLKTPHTIEQLGFKRTDDYFWMKDDNWQAVLRDPAAIKADVKAQLIEENAYTAALLKPTEALQTTIFEEIKGRIKEDDSSVPAPDGQWEYYVRYNIGGQHPINARKPRSKDKISSETVPFAKIPADEQILLDEDAAAKGHEYYSTATTTHSPDHTLYAWAEDTQGSEVYKIYVKDLATGQVLGKPVESATGDFVFTPDSQYIFWTFRDDNGRPSKLYRRPAKGGEDVLVYEETDPGFFMGVGLTSDEQFILISINDHETSEARLIPAKTPTAAPVIVEARHTGVQYSVDHWDDRFVILTNADGAVDFQIMTSTAAVPARSTWKPWIAHRPGIYVTGFGLFKDHMVRTERENANSRIVITKKADLSEHEIAVKEEAYALGLGGSMEYDTTVMRYTYTSPTTPAQTYDYDMATKERVLRKTQVVPSGHNPADYVAKRLYAKASDGAEVPVTVLMKKDTKLDGSAPLLLYGYGSYGISMEPTFSVSTLSLVNRGFIYAIAHIRGGTEKGYNWFLDGRKFKKKNTFTDFIAAAEHLIANGYGAKGRIVAQGGSAGGMLMGAIANLRPDLWGGVIGQVPFVDVLNTMSDTSLPLTPPEWPEWGNPLEDKAAYEYIASYSPYDNVTAKAYPPVLATGGLSDPRVTYWEPMKWASKLREYTTSGSPILLKINMEAGHGGASGRFDRLKETALNYAFAIWALDKGWTKPA; this is encoded by the coding sequence ATGAAAAACCCGCCGGTTCGTGGCCTCAATCGCCGAAATTTCCTGAATTATAGCGCCGGGGCCACCGTGGCCCTGAGTGCCGGTGCGCTGGCTGCCCCTTCCTCCGTCTTCGCCGCAGAGAGTCTGATGTCCAAAACCCCCGCCCCCAAGCCCCTGAAGACGCCGCATACGATCGAGCAACTGGGCTTCAAGCGCACCGACGACTATTTCTGGATGAAGGATGACAACTGGCAGGCAGTGCTGCGTGATCCCGCCGCCATCAAGGCCGACGTCAAGGCGCAACTGATTGAGGAAAACGCCTATACGGCCGCCCTGCTGAAGCCGACCGAGGCGCTTCAGACGACCATTTTCGAAGAGATCAAGGGCCGCATCAAGGAAGACGATTCGTCGGTGCCTGCGCCCGATGGCCAGTGGGAATATTATGTCCGCTACAATATCGGCGGTCAGCACCCGATCAATGCCCGCAAGCCGCGCAGCAAGGACAAGATCAGCAGCGAAACCGTGCCCTTCGCCAAAATCCCGGCCGATGAGCAAATCCTGCTGGACGAAGACGCCGCCGCCAAGGGCCACGAATATTATTCAACGGCCACCACCACCCACAGCCCTGATCACACGCTCTACGCCTGGGCCGAGGACACGCAAGGCTCTGAGGTCTATAAAATTTACGTCAAGGACCTCGCCACGGGGCAAGTGTTGGGCAAGCCGGTCGAAAGCGCCACGGGCGATTTCGTCTTCACGCCGGATTCGCAATATATCTTCTGGACCTTCCGCGACGATAATGGTCGCCCATCCAAACTCTACCGCCGCCCGGCCAAGGGCGGTGAAGACGTGCTGGTCTATGAGGAAACCGATCCCGGCTTCTTCATGGGCGTTGGCCTGACCTCGGATGAGCAATTCATCCTGATCAGCATCAATGACCACGAAACCTCGGAGGCGCGCCTGATCCCGGCCAAAACGCCGACCGCTGCCCCCGTGATCGTTGAGGCGCGTCACACGGGCGTGCAATACAGCGTCGATCACTGGGATGATCGCTTCGTTATCCTGACCAATGCCGACGGTGCGGTCGATTTCCAGATCATGACCTCAACCGCTGCCGTCCCGGCGCGCTCAACATGGAAGCCGTGGATTGCGCACCGTCCGGGCATCTACGTTACCGGTTTTGGCCTGTTCAAGGACCATATGGTGCGTACCGAACGCGAAAACGCCAATTCGCGCATCGTCATCACCAAAAAGGCCGACCTCAGCGAGCACGAGATCGCGGTGAAGGAAGAGGCCTATGCGCTGGGTCTGGGCGGGTCGATGGAATACGACACGACGGTGATGCGCTACACCTACACCTCACCGACCACCCCGGCCCAGACCTATGATTACGACATGGCGACCAAGGAACGGGTGCTGCGCAAGACGCAGGTCGTGCCGTCGGGCCATAACCCCGCCGACTATGTCGCCAAGCGTCTCTATGCCAAGGCGTCGGACGGGGCCGAGGTGCCGGTGACGGTGCTAATGAAAAAGGATACCAAGCTGGACGGCTCGGCGCCCCTGCTGCTCTACGGCTACGGCTCCTACGGCATTTCGATGGAGCCGACCTTCTCGGTTTCGACCCTCAGCCTCGTCAATCGCGGCTTTATCTACGCCATAGCGCATATCCGCGGCGGCACGGAAAAGGGGTATAACTGGTTCCTGGACGGTCGAAAGTTCAAGAAAAAGAACACGTTTACCGACTTTATTGCCGCGGCGGAGCATCTGATCGCTAATGGCTATGGTGCTAAGGGCCGCATCGTGGCGCAGGGCGGCTCGGCCGGCGGTATGCTGATGGGGGCCATTGCCAACCTGCGTCCGGACCTGTGGGGCGGCGTGATCGGTCAGGTGCCGTTCGTCGATGTGCTCAACACCATGAGCGACACCTCCCTGCCGCTCACGCCGCCCGAATGGCCGGAATGGGGTAACCCGCTGGAAGACAAGGCGGCTTACGAATATATCGCCTCCTATTCGCCCTATGACAATGTGACGGCCAAGGCCTATCCGCCGGTTCTGGCCACGGGCGGCCTGTCCGATCCGCGCGTCACCTACTGGGAGCCGATGAAGTGGGCCTCCAAGCTGCGCGAATACACCACGTCGGGGTCGCCCATCCTGCTCAAGATCAATATGGAGGCCGGGCACGGCGGGGCGTCGGGGCGTTTTGATCGCCTGAAGGAAACCGCGCTCAACTACGCCTTCGCCATCTGGGCACTGGACAAGGGCTGGACCAAACCGGCCTAA
- a CDS encoding GNAT family N-acetyltransferase — MTDIRPAEAADFPAIAEIYEDGVLNGTGTFDIVPPGEDAMRARWQELRDMNLPYLVATEGDSVIGYAYASPFRARIAYRYGVEDSIYVHPAHKGKGVGKALLSALMAASTEAGFYAMYAVIGDAENTGSIRLHEQAGFEHTGKLPKAGYKFDRWLDVIFMSKPLRPTDGPAQGMGWAANEV, encoded by the coding sequence ATGACCGATATTCGCCCGGCCGAGGCCGCTGATTTTCCCGCCATAGCCGAAATCTATGAGGACGGGGTGCTGAACGGCACCGGCACCTTCGATATCGTACCGCCGGGCGAGGACGCCATGCGGGCGCGCTGGCAGGAATTGCGGGACATGAACCTGCCCTATCTGGTGGCGACCGAAGGCGATAGCGTCATCGGCTATGCCTATGCCTCGCCGTTTCGCGCGCGTATCGCCTATCGCTACGGGGTCGAGGACAGCATCTATGTCCACCCCGCGCACAAGGGCAAGGGCGTGGGCAAGGCCCTGCTCAGCGCCCTGATGGCGGCCTCAACCGAGGCCGGTTTCTACGCCATGTACGCCGTGATCGGTGACGCCGAAAATACGGGCTCGATCCGCCTGCATGAACAGGCAGGCTTTGAACACACGGGCAAGCTGCCGAAGGCCGGCTATAAGTTCGACCGCTGGCTGGACGTGATCTTCATGAGCAAGCCTCTGCGCCCGACCGACGGCCCGGCGCAAGGCATGGGCTGGGCGGCCAACGAGGTTTAG
- a CDS encoding phasin family protein, translating into MVDTETYKATVEKVTAASNQAFKDGVEKTLGALNEVNTLSKANVEAVVESLTAATKGAETVGAQAAAYTKKSWEEAVTAAKTLSSAKSVQEVIELQSSYAKSALEAYVSEMNALTETLSASFKDTFKPLNARMTATVEKFQSYR; encoded by the coding sequence ATGGTGGATACCGAAACCTACAAGGCGACCGTCGAAAAAGTGACCGCCGCTTCCAACCAAGCCTTCAAGGACGGCGTTGAAAAGACGCTCGGTGCCCTGAACGAAGTCAACACCCTGTCGAAGGCCAATGTTGAGGCCGTCGTCGAAAGCCTGACCGCCGCCACCAAGGGCGCGGAAACGGTCGGCGCGCAGGCCGCGGCCTACACCAAGAAGAGCTGGGAAGAGGCCGTTACGGCTGCCAAGACCCTGTCTTCGGCCAAGTCGGTGCAGGAAGTGATCGAGCTTCAGTCGTCCTACGCCAAGTCGGCGCTCGAAGCCTATGTGTCGGAAATGAACGCCCTGACCGAGACCCTGTCGGCCTCGTTCAAGGACACCTTCAAGCCGCTGAACGCGCGCATGACGGCGACCGTCGAAAAGTTCCAGTCCTACCGTTAA
- a CDS encoding D-alanyl-D-alanine carboxypeptidase yields the protein MSHTAPIRNPVRVAAKAVNLRAMLAATATALALIGVLVVSPARAQDPADSDRYAAIVVDAQSGEVFYAMRADSPRYPASLTKIMTLYMAFEEMAQGRLKPDDVITLSAYAASMPPTKSGLKAGDTITVDMAMRLIAAYSANDLAAALGEHIGGSEQRFAALMTVKAQELGMTRSNFVNASGLPDSRQVSSARDFAVLARAVMRDFPQYYEYFHVRSVQFNGRTYSNHNPLLAYPGVDGMKTGFINAAGYNLVASQRKGNHRLIAVMLGGSNKAQRREHVSTLMNTGFDVFARREKGEQIVVAQNEFRSAMAPKYQVVGDSNALLAALDAQDDEDGTTVQRLSGTAKAPAVVAALSKAEKAAEEKAAAKKKKKDPDAIWAVQVGAFKQKSLAADWAKDIKKRFPSLKGFETDVSENDAGRYRTRFIDMTKAEAQKACKAIEAKRLDCMVVKS from the coding sequence ATGTCTCACACGGCCCCGATACGGAACCCGGTCAGGGTCGCGGCGAAAGCGGTCAATCTGCGGGCCATGCTGGCGGCGACCGCTACGGCTCTGGCGCTGATTGGCGTGCTGGTCGTATCGCCCGCCCGCGCTCAGGACCCCGCCGACAGCGACCGCTATGCGGCCATCGTGGTCGATGCGCAATCCGGTGAAGTCTTTTACGCCATGCGCGCCGATTCGCCGCGCTACCCCGCCTCACTGACCAAGATCATGACGCTCTACATGGCATTTGAGGAGATGGCGCAGGGCCGCCTGAAGCCCGATGACGTCATCACCCTCTCCGCTTACGCCGCGTCCATGCCGCCTACCAAGTCGGGTCTGAAAGCCGGCGACACCATCACGGTTGATATGGCCATGCGCCTGATCGCCGCCTACTCCGCCAACGATCTGGCCGCCGCGCTCGGTGAGCATATCGGCGGCTCGGAGCAGCGCTTTGCCGCCCTGATGACCGTCAAGGCGCAGGAGCTGGGCATGACGCGCTCCAACTTCGTCAATGCCTCGGGCCTGCCCGATTCGCGTCAGGTGTCTTCGGCGCGCGACTTCGCGGTTCTGGCGCGCGCGGTCATGCGCGACTTCCCGCAATATTACGAATATTTCCACGTGCGGTCGGTGCAGTTCAATGGCCGCACCTATTCGAACCACAATCCGCTGCTGGCCTATCCCGGCGTCGATGGCATGAAGACCGGCTTTATCAATGCCGCCGGCTACAACCTTGTCGCGTCGCAGCGCAAGGGCAATCACCGCCTGATCGCCGTCATGCTGGGCGGCTCGAACAAGGCACAGCGCCGCGAACACGTCAGCACCCTGATGAATACCGGCTTTGATGTCTTTGCCCGCCGTGAAAAGGGTGAGCAGATCGTCGTGGCCCAGAACGAATTCCGCAGCGCCATGGCCCCCAAATATCAGGTGGTGGGCGATTCCAACGCCCTGTTGGCCGCCCTTGACGCGCAGGACGACGAGGATGGCACCACCGTGCAGCGCCTGTCCGGCACCGCCAAGGCCCCGGCCGTGGTCGCCGCGCTTAGCAAGGCCGAAAAGGCCGCAGAGGAGAAGGCCGCGGCGAAGAAAAAGAAGAAAGACCCGGACGCCATCTGGGCGGTGCAGGTCGGGGCCTTCAAGCAGAAGTCGCTGGCCGCCGACTGGGCCAAGGACATCAAGAAGCGCTTCCCGTCCCTCAAAGGTTTTGAAACCGACGTGTCGGAAAACGACGCCGGCCGCTATCGCACGCGCTTTATCGACATGACCAAGGCCGAGGCGCAAAAGGCCTGCAAGGCCATCGAGGCCAAGCGTCTCGATTGCATGGTGGTGAAGTCGTAA
- a CDS encoding immunity protein Tsi6 family protein: MLTSIFNQLEYLIQLDTKKTTDRGRLSEIIIGVQAAKEIEDIDMSLAELLCRVSAEVDKMQYSVNS, translated from the coding sequence GTGCTCACATCTATATTCAATCAATTGGAATATTTAATCCAATTAGACACGAAAAAAACTACAGATAGAGGCAGATTATCAGAAATAATTATTGGGGTTCAGGCTGCTAAAGAAATAGAAGACATAGATATGTCTCTGGCCGAACTATTATGTCGCGTCTCTGCCGAAGTTGACAAAATGCAGTATAGCGTGAACTCGTAA